A single genomic interval of Scylla paramamosain isolate STU-SP2022 chromosome 4, ASM3559412v1, whole genome shotgun sequence harbors:
- the LOC135097605 gene encoding vitamin K epoxide reductase complex subunit 1-like protein 1: MAIACVGIMLSTYALHVEVAKESNKSYQAMCDISSSISCSKVFTSRYGRGFGLIGQLFGEDHFLNQPNSIFGIIFYCIVIILGEAKTLKVAKIQLGLIASSNLMSIYLAYLLYFVLRDFCVICVSTYIVNILLTLLAFKRVSVLQRMVKVKSK; encoded by the exons ATGGCCATCGCCTGCGTGGGCATCATGCTGTCCACCTACGCCCTGCACGTGGAGGTAGCCAAGGAGAGCAACAAGAGCTACCAGGCCATGTGTGATATCAGTTCTTCCATCTCCTGCTCCAAGGTGTTCACGTCCAG GTATGGCCGAGGGTTTGGCCTCATCGGACAGCTGTTTGGTGAAGACCACTTCCTCAACCAACCCAACAGTATATTTGGTATCATCTTCTACTGCATTGTAATCATTCTGG GTGAAGCCAAGACACTAAAAGTGGCAAAAATCCAGCTAGGTCTAATTGCTTCATCAAATTTAATGAGTATCTATTTGGCCTACCTCCTTTACTTTGTGCTCAGGGACTTTTGTGTTATCTGTGTCAGCACATACATTGTTAATATACTGCTGACACTGCTGGCCTTCAAACGTGTCTCAGTCCTGCAGAGAATGGTGAAGGTCAAGTCCAAGTAA